Proteins from a genomic interval of Caldivirga sp.:
- a CDS encoding TatD family hydrolase has translation MLVDSHVHLYEFSNDELGSFNGMILVSVAEDVKTSMIVLNLTEGFGSINPCIGIHPWNVNKVPFSDVAVIEKLVKDNDVRCLGEVGLDLRFVPNTIDKQRRFFSEFLRMAKEYDLVLNIHSPSAWREVFEMITKADVNKVMFHWYTGPLDLIRDLTEQGYYISINAAVKVQEKSRRVAEAVPLRFMLTESDGPYEYRGIRLTPLMIRDTVNEIAKIRGIDVETVEDSVYFNYTKLFK, from the coding sequence ATGCTTGTTGATTCCCATGTTCACCTATACGAGTTTAGTAATGATGAGTTAGGAAGCTTCAATGGTATGATACTGGTTTCGGTGGCTGAGGATGTTAAGACATCAATGATTGTTCTTAACCTCACTGAAGGATTCGGCAGCATTAATCCATGCATTGGGATACACCCATGGAATGTTAATAAGGTACCTTTCAGTGATGTTGCGGTTATTGAGAAGTTGGTTAAGGATAATGATGTTAGGTGTCTTGGGGAGGTTGGTTTAGACCTTAGATTTGTACCAAACACCATTGATAAGCAGAGGAGGTTCTTCAGTGAGTTCCTAAGAATGGCTAAGGAGTATGACCTGGTCCTCAACATTCACTCCCCTAGTGCGTGGAGGGAAGTGTTTGAAATGATCACTAAGGCTGACGTTAATAAGGTTATGTTCCACTGGTATACTGGGCCACTTGACCTAATAAGAGACTTAACGGAACAGGGTTACTACATATCAATCAACGCTGCTGTTAAGGTTCAGGAAAAATCCAGGAGGGTTGCTGAAGCTGTACCACTTCGTTTCATGCTTACTGAAAGTGATGGCCCATATGAGTATAGGGGAATTAGGCTAACACCCCTTATGATTAGGGATACTGTCAATGAGATCGCTAAGATAAGGGGTATTGATGTGGAAACAGTTGAGGATTCCGTTTACTTCAATTACACTAAGTTATTCAAGTGA
- the psmB gene encoding archaeal proteasome endopeptidase complex subunit beta — protein MSDELELMTGTTVGIRAKDGVVLAAEKRVSYGFYLMSKSGKKVYPITNRIGIASSGILADIQTITKVIRANIANMEIEMKRPVSVRATAKLLSIMLFQNKYMPYIAETMVGGIDEEGPRLFILDSWGSLIEDDFAALGNGARTAIGLIETGYTSDITVKDAKELAIKAIKEAIARDPTSGDGIDTLTITSNGYVEDSIKLQ, from the coding sequence ATGTCTGATGAACTTGAATTAATGACTGGGACAACGGTTGGTATAAGGGCTAAGGATGGCGTTGTCTTGGCGGCTGAAAAGAGGGTTTCATACGGCTTCTACCTAATGAGTAAGTCAGGTAAGAAGGTTTACCCAATAACAAATAGGATTGGCATAGCATCCTCCGGTATCTTAGCGGATATACAGACGATAACTAAGGTGATTAGGGCTAATATTGCCAACATGGAGATAGAAATGAAAAGGCCTGTTTCGGTTAGGGCGACTGCTAAACTACTGAGCATAATGCTTTTTCAAAACAAGTACATGCCTTACATAGCTGAAACCATGGTGGGAGGTATTGATGAGGAAGGACCCAGATTATTCATACTTGACTCATGGGGTTCATTAATTGAGGATGATTTTGCAGCCCTAGGTAACGGCGCCAGGACTGCCATAGGCCTAATAGAGACTGGTTACACAAGCGACATAACCGTTAAGGACGCTAAGGAATTGGCAATAAAGGCTATTAAAGAAGCCATAGCCAGGGATCCAACCTCAGGGGATGGAATAGATACTTTAACAATAACCAGTAATGGGTACGTTGAAGACTCAATTAAGCTTCAGTAA